A single Candidatus Methylomirabilota bacterium DNA region contains:
- a CDS encoding ABC transporter ATP-binding protein, whose amino-acid sequence MILDIKGIDTYYGLGHILHGLSLGVGKGEVVALLGRNGAGKTTTLRSVTGLTPPARGTISYKGAEIAGLPAHRISRLGIALVPETRGIFSYLTARENLEIARRPGSRWPMESMLERFPKLREVLDRKGRLLSGGEQQMLAIARALLTGPELLLLDEPSQGLAPLIVETVMSTVRELKRERVSMLLVEQNAEMALELADRVYVIDHGTIVFEGTPAALRGNHEVTTTYLGVGG is encoded by the coding sequence ATGATTCTCGACATCAAGGGCATCGATACCTACTACGGGCTCGGCCATATCCTGCACGGCCTCTCGCTCGGGGTCGGGAAGGGCGAAGTGGTGGCCCTGCTGGGCCGTAACGGTGCGGGCAAGACCACGACGCTCCGCTCCGTCACCGGCCTCACGCCGCCGGCGCGCGGCACCATCAGCTACAAGGGAGCGGAGATCGCCGGGCTCCCCGCGCACCGCATCTCGCGGCTCGGCATCGCCCTCGTGCCCGAGACGCGCGGCATCTTCTCCTACCTCACGGCGCGCGAGAATCTCGAGATTGCCCGCCGGCCAGGCTCGCGCTGGCCCATGGAGAGCATGCTCGAGCGCTTTCCGAAGCTCCGCGAGGTGCTGGACCGTAAGGGGCGCCTGCTCTCCGGAGGCGAGCAGCAGATGCTGGCCATTGCCCGCGCGCTCCTGACGGGGCCGGAGCTGCTCCTGCTGGACGAGCCATCCCAGGGGCTGGCGCCGCTGATCGTGGAGACCGTCATGAGCACCGTCCGGGAGCTCAAGCGCGAGCGGGTGAGCATGCTACTCGTCGAGCAGAACGCCGAGATGGCCCTCGAGCTCGCCGACCGTGTCTACGTCATCGACCACGGGACCATCGTGTTCGAGGGCACCCCGGCCGCGCTGCGCGGCAACCATGAGGTCACGACCACCTATCTCGGCGTCGGTGGCTGA
- a CDS encoding ABC transporter ATP-binding protein: MPLVRTEGLTKAFGALTAVNAVTLEVQEGALHSVIGPNGAGKTTFFNLLTGQLTPTSGRIIFDGRDIAGTPPHKVAHLGIARSFQRTSIFPTLSIADNVWLAAFARQDSWRGLAWRRADRYPELLDRARAALGEVGLADKAGQPAREISHGEQRQLELAIALAAAPRLLLLDEPAAGLSPDETQKMVALVRKLKGRYTIVLIEHKIGVVMSMSDRISVMHFGSVIAEGTPAEIQRNAEVRRAYLGGMAAP, encoded by the coding sequence ATGCCGCTCGTTAGGACCGAGGGCCTCACCAAGGCATTCGGGGCCCTGACCGCGGTCAACGCCGTCACCCTCGAGGTCCAGGAAGGCGCGCTGCACTCGGTGATCGGGCCCAACGGAGCCGGCAAGACCACGTTCTTCAATCTGCTCACGGGGCAGCTCACGCCCACCTCTGGCCGCATCATCTTCGACGGGCGTGATATCGCGGGCACGCCCCCGCACAAGGTCGCCCACCTCGGCATCGCGCGCTCCTTTCAGCGCACGAGCATCTTCCCCACGCTGTCCATCGCTGACAATGTGTGGCTGGCCGCCTTCGCGCGCCAGGATTCCTGGCGGGGCCTCGCCTGGCGCCGCGCTGATCGGTACCCGGAGCTCCTCGACCGCGCCCGGGCCGCGCTCGGGGAGGTGGGGCTTGCCGACAAGGCCGGGCAGCCGGCCCGCGAGATCTCCCACGGCGAGCAGCGGCAGCTCGAGCTGGCCATCGCGCTGGCCGCCGCCCCGCGGCTCTTGCTGCTGGACGAGCCCGCGGCCGGCCTTTCGCCGGACGAGACCCAGAAGATGGTGGCCCTCGTGCGGAAGCTCAAGGGGCGGTACACCATCGTCCTCATCGAGCACAAGATCGGCGTCGTCATGAGCATGTCCGATCGGATCTCCGTCATGCATTTCGGCAGCGTCATCGCCGAGGGGACGCCGGCAGAGATCCAGCGCAACGCGGAAGTCCGGCGCGCCTACCTGGGGGGTATGGCGGCGCCATGA
- a CDS encoding branched-chain amino acid ABC transporter permease — protein sequence MSKAWLAILGAVLLLPIFVRHAIATEIWIFAIFGLGLNLLLGYTGLLSFGQATFFGSAGYAGGYLLKHYAVNVPLVLAIGIVVGAVTAAVVGYLCVQRAGLYFIMLTFALNQMFYFTAYQWTTVTGGEDGMPGIPRPNVLGLDIHPPLAYYAVVAALFLLSLWVMKRIVESPLGKILQAIRENEPRAEALGYDVSRLKLAAFVIGGAYSGLAGVLYAMLFGIVPLESIGFVFSGNVVFATLIGGSGSLYGPVIGSFVFIWLSESVSAMWARWPLLLGVAFVIVVLFFRGGVVEAWARLWAWRAARRPPPAVRTDAAR from the coding sequence ATGAGTAAAGCGTGGCTGGCCATCCTTGGCGCGGTGCTCCTGCTCCCGATCTTCGTCCGGCATGCCATCGCCACGGAGATCTGGATCTTCGCCATCTTCGGGCTCGGTCTCAACCTGCTGCTGGGCTATACGGGTCTCCTGTCCTTTGGCCAGGCCACGTTCTTCGGCTCGGCGGGCTACGCGGGGGGTTACCTCTTGAAGCACTACGCCGTCAACGTGCCCCTCGTGCTCGCCATCGGCATCGTGGTGGGGGCCGTGACCGCGGCCGTCGTCGGCTATCTCTGCGTTCAGCGCGCGGGCCTCTACTTCATCATGCTGACCTTCGCCCTGAACCAGATGTTCTACTTCACGGCCTATCAGTGGACGACGGTCACCGGTGGCGAGGACGGCATGCCGGGCATTCCGCGGCCAAACGTTCTCGGCTTGGACATCCATCCGCCGCTGGCCTACTATGCCGTGGTCGCCGCCCTCTTCCTGCTCTCCCTCTGGGTCATGAAGCGCATCGTGGAGTCTCCCCTCGGGAAGATCCTGCAGGCGATCCGTGAGAATGAGCCGCGCGCCGAGGCCCTGGGCTACGACGTCTCGCGCTTGAAGCTCGCGGCCTTCGTGATCGGCGGCGCCTACTCGGGCCTGGCGGGGGTGCTCTACGCCATGCTCTTCGGCATCGTGCCCCTGGAGTCGATCGGCTTCGTCTTCTCCGGCAATGTCGTCTTCGCCACTCTCATCGGCGGCTCCGGCTCCCTGTACGGGCCGGTCATCGGCTCCTTCGTGTTCATCTGGCTCTCCGAGTCGGTCAGCGCCATGTGGGCGCGCTGGCCGCTTCTCCTCGGCGTCGCCTTCGTGATCGTGGTGCTGTTCTTCCGAGGCGGAGTCGTCGAGGCGTGGGCGCGCCTCTGGGCGTGGCGCGCGGCGCGGCGGCCGCCCCCCGCCGTTCGGACCGATGCCGCTCGTTAG
- a CDS encoding branched-chain amino acid ABC transporter permease yields MNVSLLFSQVLNGLATGMLYALMGIGLSIITGVLNIPNFAHGALFALGAYLLYTVIQLVGNFWLALVLAPLGVGLLGVLIEYGGIRPLYKAGHDYQLLLTFGLSLIVTEGIIIVWSPVGMSQLPPPLLRGGVNLGITFYPKYRLFVMVAAALLVFGAWLFLEKTRYGAIMRAGIEDKEMVSLLGIDIHRLFTAAFALGCVLAGIAGALTAPIRGLNPLMGVDMLGIAFVVVALAGLGNLLGSIVAGLLVGVAQSLVALFWPEASVAVIFAVMAAVLLVRPQGLFGIR; encoded by the coding sequence ATGAACGTCTCGCTGCTTTTCAGCCAGGTGCTGAACGGTCTGGCCACGGGGATGCTGTATGCCTTGATGGGCATTGGGCTCAGCATCATCACGGGCGTGCTCAATATCCCCAACTTCGCCCACGGTGCCCTCTTCGCTCTGGGCGCGTATCTGCTCTACACGGTGATCCAGCTCGTGGGCAACTTCTGGCTGGCCCTCGTGCTGGCGCCGCTCGGCGTGGGACTGCTGGGAGTGCTGATCGAGTACGGCGGGATCCGGCCGCTCTACAAGGCGGGGCACGATTACCAGCTCCTGCTCACGTTCGGCCTCTCGCTGATCGTGACCGAGGGCATCATCATCGTCTGGAGCCCCGTGGGCATGAGCCAGCTTCCCCCGCCCCTGCTGCGCGGCGGCGTGAACCTCGGCATCACCTTCTATCCGAAGTACCGGCTGTTCGTCATGGTCGCCGCCGCGCTCCTCGTGTTCGGGGCCTGGCTCTTCCTCGAGAAGACGCGCTACGGGGCGATCATGCGCGCGGGGATCGAGGACAAGGAGATGGTCTCCCTTCTCGGCATCGACATCCATCGCCTCTTCACCGCCGCCTTTGCCCTGGGCTGCGTCCTGGCCGGGATCGCGGGAGCTCTGACCGCGCCCATCCGGGGGCTGAACCCCCTCATGGGTGTGGACATGCTCGGCATCGCCTTTGTCGTCGTCGCCCTCGCGGGGCTGGGGAACCTGCTGGGATCCATCGTGGCCGGGCTGCTCGTCGGCGTCGCCCAGAGCCTGGTGGCGCTGTTCTGGCCAGAGGCCTCGGTGGCCGTCATCTTCGCCGTCATGGCCGCCGTGCTCCTCGTGCGCCCGCAAGGGTTGTTCGGGATTCGATGA
- a CDS encoding ABC transporter substrate-binding protein, protein MSELTRRDVLKLSGAAAAAGLGFPAVLQGQPKDLVMLGLWSFTGAFADVGPVLDRGMKLALDERGMKIQGRAIKYITRDDETKAGSATRRAEEAIDADGAKYIIGPWSSGVALAVSEVAKRKKTFHYFSGGTEDISGARCHRYSFQWAASPYTAAKTVVDTFMQANPKAKRWHLLVADYAFGWSVEKYIKEVGKTHGIEFVGADRHPLGEREFSNYVTKAAGNKPDVVAMINFGLDAVTGAREIFNFGLTPKVPLILTWSSGVEELVQLNPEIRENMWVGSNFYYTADTPVAREFVKSYQAKFGGPPGYAPAAAYGMTRMMLHAMDKAKSTEVPDVIKALEGLEVDDLVGRMRVDAKTHQTLRPFFFMRCKKKEAMKNPMDFADIIATGSTPLPAEYAACKDIGAL, encoded by the coding sequence ATGAGCGAGCTCACTCGACGGGACGTGCTGAAGCTCTCCGGCGCCGCCGCGGCGGCCGGTCTCGGATTCCCGGCCGTGCTCCAAGGCCAGCCGAAGGATCTCGTCATGCTGGGGCTCTGGTCCTTCACTGGGGCCTTTGCCGACGTGGGCCCGGTCCTCGACCGCGGCATGAAGCTGGCCCTCGACGAACGAGGAATGAAGATCCAGGGCCGCGCCATCAAGTACATCACCCGCGACGATGAAACCAAGGCGGGCAGCGCCACGCGACGGGCCGAGGAAGCCATCGATGCCGATGGCGCCAAGTACATCATCGGCCCCTGGTCCTCCGGCGTCGCCCTGGCCGTCTCCGAAGTGGCCAAGCGGAAGAAGACCTTCCACTACTTCAGCGGCGGCACCGAGGACATCTCGGGCGCACGCTGCCACCGCTACTCGTTCCAGTGGGCGGCGAGCCCCTATACCGCGGCCAAGACGGTGGTGGACACTTTCATGCAGGCCAATCCCAAGGCCAAGCGCTGGCACCTTCTGGTGGCCGACTACGCCTTCGGCTGGTCGGTGGAGAAGTACATCAAGGAGGTGGGTAAGACGCACGGGATCGAGTTCGTCGGCGCCGACCGGCATCCGCTCGGCGAGCGTGAGTTCTCCAACTATGTGACCAAGGCGGCGGGCAACAAGCCCGACGTGGTGGCCATGATCAACTTTGGCCTGGACGCCGTCACCGGGGCCCGGGAGATCTTCAACTTCGGCCTCACCCCCAAGGTACCGCTCATCCTGACGTGGTCCTCGGGCGTCGAGGAGCTCGTGCAGCTCAACCCCGAGATCCGCGAGAACATGTGGGTGGGATCGAACTTCTACTACACTGCCGACACCCCGGTGGCGCGCGAATTCGTGAAGAGCTATCAGGCCAAGTTCGGCGGCCCGCCCGGCTACGCCCCTGCCGCGGCCTACGGGATGACCCGGATGATGCTGCACGCCATGGACAAGGCCAAGTCGACCGAGGTGCCTGACGTGATCAAGGCCCTGGAGGGTCTCGAGGTCGACGATCTGGTGGGACGCATGCGCGTCGATGCCAAGACCCACCAGACCCTGCGCCCGTTCTTCTTCATGCGTTGCAAGAAGAAGGAAGCGATGAAGAATCCCATGGACTTCGCCGACATCATTGCGACGGGCTCCACGCCTTTGCCCGCGGAGTACGCGGCCTGCAAGGACATCGGCGCATTGTGA
- a CDS encoding gamma carbonic anhydrase family protein — MLLEHEGFRPRVHDSAYVAPTAVVCGDVTIGPECRVLFGAVLTAESGPVVLGSRCIVMEQAVLRGTKACPLRLGSHVLVGPHAHLSGCTAADDVFIATGASIFNGAHIGTRSVVRINGVVHIKTALAPDTVVPIGWIAVGDPAQILPPTEHERISAALEALNFSRWVFGLDPAPPGQTNMPERTRRYARALGRHRSDRILDRHASPDF; from the coding sequence ATGCTCCTGGAGCACGAGGGCTTTCGTCCCCGCGTTCACGACAGCGCCTACGTCGCGCCGACGGCCGTGGTGTGCGGCGACGTCACCATAGGGCCGGAGTGTCGAGTCCTCTTCGGCGCCGTGCTCACGGCGGAGAGCGGCCCCGTGGTCCTCGGCTCACGCTGCATCGTCATGGAGCAGGCCGTGCTTCGTGGCACCAAGGCGTGTCCGCTGAGGCTCGGCAGCCACGTGCTGGTGGGTCCGCACGCGCATCTCTCCGGCTGTACCGCCGCGGACGACGTCTTCATCGCCACGGGCGCCTCGATCTTCAACGGGGCGCATATCGGGACGCGAAGTGTCGTGCGCATCAATGGCGTCGTTCACATCAAGACGGCGCTGGCGCCGGATACCGTGGTGCCCATCGGCTGGATCGCGGTGGGCGATCCCGCGCAGATCCTGCCCCCCACAGAGCATGAGCGGATCTCGGCCGCGCTCGAAGCGCTCAACTTCTCGCGCTGGGTCTTCGGCCTCGACCCCGCCCCGCCCGGCCAGACCAATATGCCGGAGCGGACGCGCCGCTACGCGAGAGCCCTCGGCCGACACCGCAGCGATCGCATCCTCGATCGCCACGCCTCCCCCGACTTCTAG
- a CDS encoding cyclopropane-fatty-acyl-phospholipid synthase family protein — MRGSSKQRDAQAIAHHYDVSNEFYALFLDPLMLYTCAYYREPDGKLEQAQEDKVDLVCRKLRLKPGETMLDIGCGWGGLSIWAAQHYGVKAHGVTLSRAQAEWAQARIRREGLEGRCVVEHRDHRDIPADARYDKIAAIGVIEHVGIANYPVFFARVRDMLNDGGLYLNHGIHHEFHWKHTSQTDFLYRYVFPNGDLSGVTETMTEMERAQWEIVDVENLRLHYARTCRQWVERLQARADEARALVGEEIYRTWRLYLTCSSVAFQGGSIGLWQMLLRKQWDPAISTEPTTREDIYA; from the coding sequence ATGCGAGGCTCGAGCAAGCAGCGCGACGCCCAGGCGATCGCGCACCACTATGACGTCTCGAACGAATTCTACGCGCTCTTCCTCGACCCCCTCATGCTCTACACCTGCGCGTACTACCGCGAGCCGGACGGCAAGCTCGAGCAAGCGCAAGAGGACAAGGTCGACCTCGTCTGCCGCAAGCTCCGCCTCAAGCCCGGCGAGACCATGCTGGATATCGGCTGCGGGTGGGGAGGGCTCTCCATCTGGGCGGCCCAGCACTACGGCGTCAAGGCGCACGGGGTCACCCTCTCGCGCGCCCAGGCCGAATGGGCCCAGGCGCGCATCAGGCGCGAAGGGCTCGAGGGGCGCTGCGTGGTCGAGCACCGCGACCACCGCGACATCCCCGCGGACGCGCGGTACGACAAGATCGCGGCCATCGGGGTCATCGAGCACGTGGGCATCGCGAACTATCCCGTCTTCTTCGCCCGCGTGCGCGACATGCTCAACGACGGCGGGCTCTACCTGAACCATGGCATCCACCACGAGTTCCACTGGAAGCACACGAGCCAGACAGACTTCCTCTACCGCTACGTATTTCCCAACGGAGATCTCTCCGGCGTCACCGAGACGATGACGGAGATGGAGCGCGCCCAGTGGGAGATCGTGGACGTCGAGAACCTGCGGCTCCACTACGCGCGCACCTGCCGCCAGTGGGTGGAGCGGCTCCAGGCCCGCGCCGATGAGGCGCGCGCCCTCGTCGGCGAGGAGATCTACCGCACGTGGCGACTGTACCTGACGTGCTCCTCCGTCGCCTTCCAGGGCGGGTCGATCGGGCTCTGGCAGATGCTGCTGCGCAAGCAATGGGACCCGGCCATCTCCACCGAGCCCACCACGCGCGAAGACATCTACGCCTGA